The Nicotiana tabacum cultivar K326 chromosome 1, ASM71507v2, whole genome shotgun sequence genome segment ATTACGCTTAAGTGAAATGTCTAGCTCATTCAAATTGTTTCAACAATTAAAAGGAAGCTGGTTCTTTTTTAAATACTTAAATAATGATATAAGGTCACACAAACTAAAACCAAGGTCAAAGGGAGTATATCATTCctatctttcatttttattttattttgtaaagaaCGAAGTATTTTTATACAAGTAAGTTAATTTTTGTTTTACCTTTAATGATATGCTTCTATCGCCATATAATGGCTAATaacatatttaaaaatttataagttttaaaagtcaatatttttttaaatttcttgtcCAATCAATTATATCATATTAAATGAAATAGAGGAATTGTATATGTATGTTGTTCGTAATTAGTAGCAAAAAGGGAATTAAAAGTGGACGAATTTATAActgtagttttttttttcttcttatttttcttttgtcattATTTCTCCACCGAACCAATTGATTATATTCTGAGGTGTGTAGCTATGTGTACCTTGAGAGACAATGGCAATGCAAGAAAAGAAAGCTCAAATAATTTGACACATTCTTCAACGAAAGGGCACATTCACATCCAAGTCAAATCTCCGTGAACCAGTATGAAACTGAATATGAAAAATTTAGTGGGTTCTGACTACTGCAGCTAAATACTAATATGTGGTCCAAATTTGAGTAGAGCAAAATAGGGTTTTCGCTCCCAGTATTTAAATTATATTAAGTAATTTAATTTTAGGAGTCATAAATTGAAGTAGGTAGAATTTATACATATCTGATTTATTTTCATACACATAATTATAGAAGATTATTCAAATAATATAATCCAAGTCAAAATGTGCACATGAATGAATTCTCTTTCATATACTATTATACTTATTTTAATCATATTCTTACCCTTTTAATTTGTTGTGGTAGTTATTCAGTGGGAAGGGAAGGGAAGGGAAGGAGAGGCGAACATTTAGCTCAACTACTATAAATTGGCACCATTAGCAAACCTAACGTACGAATATAATGGGTGTCCATATCATGAGAGTAAAAATAGCTCTGCTCATGAGCTTATTCTTATTCGAAGCAAGTCTAGTCCTTGGGGATATAGGCACTGCAACATCTTACAATTCTCCTTATACACGTAAGTCCTTTTTAATTTAACTTCTAAAATAATTATGCACTCGATCGGGTACGTGCAAATAAGTTTTTACCCTAGAGTAATTTGTGGGATGAATCCCTCCCTTTCCATATACCAATACATGGAATAGTTTTTAGAATTCCATACGTTTTCTCTTTTCTCGAAAGTATCTTCTTTCAGTAATATTATCAATCAGAAATTATTATGTTCATTATTCTTCATATCCAAGTCCTTTGGATAAAATGTTCAAGTTCCTACAATGCATGGTGAAATTGTTACCTGTTTGAATCTTATTCAATTCATAGTGTAATGCTGATGATCATTACTTTTAGCAAGTATGTGACGTTaatcaataataatataatacaacACGGAGCTAAGAAAGATTTGTTAGCTGGAGATTTTCCTCGTTTTGGATTTTGTCAAAGAAAGAGCGCTTACTAGTGGGTCCATAAAATTAGACGGTGTAACTAGTTATTTTTTTCGTATATATTTTCTATGTTGAATCCCCTTAAGTTCTTCGCTTCTTTATATCTTAATTTTCTTTCGCGAAAATCCTGGCTCCTGCTTACACCATTTCTTCTTGCAGCAACAAGATGCAATGGAAATAGGGGAGATCAGTTTCCGGCAGGGAATTTGTTTGTAGCAGTAAGTGAAGGGTTGTGGGATAATGGGGCCGCGTGTGGGCGGCGTTACAGATTGAGATGTCTGAGTGGAAGTGGCCGTCGGCCGTGCAAGGGCGGCACGATTGACGTTAGGGTGGTGGATTACTGCCGCAAAAGGCCATGCCCTTCCACCATTGCCTTGTCCAGTGATGCTTTTTCTGAAATCTCTCGTTCTCCTAATGCTAAAATCAATATAGAATACATCCAGTATGTGTCCTTATCTCATTATACATAGTACGTATCATTTAGTCTATTGTGCTAatttgtttctttcatcattttcCTGAACATGGTTCTTTGGTTTGCTTTGTAGAATTTAGTACGAAGAAGCAGCAGCTATTTTTCCCAACTTATCATTGACAAGATTTTGCAGTTAGTTTTCAACAAACTGAAGTATAGAAGAGAGGCTAAAAAGGTGGACAAGTGGAATTGTAATGGAAAATCATGTGTAGTCAGTAATGGTTTTATTGTAATTTAACAAGTCCTCCATTGTGTATCATTTTTAACCTTTGTTCTTTACAAAATTAATGTTTAGAAAGAAGAGGGATATATAGTTTTGTATGCTTTCAATATTGTCCTTTGACAAAGTGTAAAGTGTTCATATCTTGAAACTATTTCATTTCCATTTACTACACTCTCTTCATTTTGGAACGTTCTAAAATGTTTAGCACTCTTTTATTTTCAtgcaattttaattataaattcaaGTTCATTAAACTATATATTTGCACTTTAAAATTCATTTGATGTGAAAGCTACTTTCTTTTTAatctttattttaatattattttattatcaaTGCCGCGATATTCAAAGGCAGATCCATGATTTAAATCATATGGGTTCAACTCTTaaggtttttagcattgaactcattatacttttaaagttatgggttcatatccactatttttgcaattttagtgaatttttacatataaatttttataccgtgtcgaaagttatgggttcagttgaaccagTTCGTTGCTAACTACAACCGCCTTTGGCgttattatatgattaaaattaacaatattaattaaatttaatttgtGGCATATCAAATATTATCACATAGAACGAAACGAAATAAATAAGTTAAAGGTGAAAGGAAATCTTAGAAAGGTGACGATTTAAGACATCCATACAAGGGAGCGACAAATGATATAGGACAAAGACTATAAATTTAACACACAACAATTCTTGGTTCGTAACTGTTGGCTTTAAGTTTAGGCAGCTTAAAATAAAGGGTGAATGGAAAATagagggaaaataaaatatttgaatttttctCCTTgtcaaagggacattgtcccatattggagaaaaaaaaagactgttgatgggtatatatataattgctcttcttatagctcttaaagagttaagaagaatgCAAGCTTCACgacgtcgtcgtcgctcggcttaattgattaatctttttggacagaATTTCTTCagatttaataaaatattaattaaatatccAACCCGAACCGGATCCGTGCTCGACCCGATTCACTTTCTTCCcagatttttatttaaatttcccTCCCGtttttaaatgactattttgaaGAGTTGTG includes the following:
- the LOC107801631 gene encoding EG45-like domain containing protein, which encodes MGVHIMRVKIALLMSLFLFEASLVLGDIGTATSYNSPYTPTRCNGNRGDQFPAGNLFVAVSEGLWDNGAACGRRYRLRCLSGSGRRPCKGGTIDVRVVDYCRKRPCPSTIALSSDAFSEISRSPNAKINIEYIQI